Proteins from a genomic interval of Lacticaseibacillus pabuli:
- a CDS encoding PD-(D/E)XK nuclease family protein: MALHFITGTATTDHDLALAQRMNQLLQADSQAQILEIVPNHIKFDSEVDVLKTLRDMHPQASDLYTQNRVQIMSFSRLAWFYLKNEPIFQKPRLSPDAMSMRLAKIMAGSSSQLHLFASQVGNPGFAARLQQQISELQMGRVTATDLDAAIGQLTSSSNASRYVPKLRDLAIIMKQFDQETQATVTQPELLAALADKLDAMDLSHLHVFIAHFNALAAQELNIVGLLMQKAASVTVALVTDTLAQSDTKSAGQLGQIPDLYQPAKQMAAKLVNLAQENHVTRDAAQPAPERQMSITMHNVERYFQLSTKHDNAESQPNSYRLDQSATKPAMTQLTLAEANTPYTELRHVAREILKGIHDGNRYSDYLVLARRLKPYETIVDAVFKEFGLPYFIDHERQMTQHPLIVFIDSLFGIAAQNYDYQNIFSLLRTELLVPEGMSASEFRRAVDVTENYVLASGVRGSMWTKDEPWAFYTLQSDDDLREQADADDEKTTQINLIKDIVAHTVAPVINQLQAKEQTGQQLATTLYSFITTARVRDHLQAWRDDAENAGDLAESQASEQAWQQFCDLLDDFVTAWGEETITSDQFLTMLDAGFASANYTQIPATLDQVQVSETGLARRGSVKHVFLIGATAQALPEAPSDNELLNQNDRSALEKVLPEGCFLPSTGTDSALGEPFLNYLALMTASDQLTVSYPQRTGDGDGNASPYFTGLLAVSRLSKDATHADRLAVWNDADSTLNADSEEPTALMPVSEWAGSPRSTLSDLIAIRSKLRDLKQKPEEDLNNVADTLHHTNLDALTTKLLSSLTYDNGSGFLHKEITHELYGDHLSVTVSRLATFYKNPFEYFLRFGLQLQPRREFTLTPADAGILFHAVMEQLLKGEYDPEKQETIKQLGDLSDAELNDLINRLVGQELKDPNFAILTSSARMQYITQLLLKTIRRTGWAVRNEQRDSQFRGRASEVSFGMGNDSPLAAIKLPTGNGRYVSVRGRIDRVDELTEGNQTAFMVVDYKSSEHTFDPSEAYYGRDMQMLTYIEAMLTNAAAGTELIPVAGMFMHLQNPTLDYQPLSDDGQVKQQLLTDLTLQQMKMHGIIVQGPFVKQLDMKMDNKNPSKYFSTKINGDGKVIATGSKVTPEQMQQFLANNDALIRRAAAKIQDGVIDLSPSRYDRKSDVITKSDFASVMQFDPFLAGNTYRPLQKLKLKEVLANLAAGIPPYTDKDDDDKKKQTNKEADNA, from the coding sequence ATGGCATTACATTTCATCACTGGGACGGCCACAACCGACCATGATTTGGCACTGGCACAACGGATGAACCAGTTGCTACAGGCCGATTCACAAGCACAGATTCTGGAGATTGTGCCGAATCATATTAAGTTCGATTCAGAAGTGGACGTCCTCAAGACGCTCCGCGATATGCATCCCCAGGCCTCAGACCTCTACACGCAAAATCGCGTGCAAATCATGAGTTTCTCGCGTCTGGCCTGGTTCTACCTGAAAAATGAGCCGATTTTCCAAAAGCCACGCCTCAGCCCAGATGCGATGTCCATGCGCCTCGCTAAAATCATGGCGGGTAGCAGTAGCCAACTGCACCTATTCGCTAGCCAGGTGGGCAACCCGGGATTTGCCGCTCGCTTACAGCAACAAATCAGTGAGCTCCAGATGGGGCGGGTCACCGCAACAGACCTGGACGCCGCGATTGGTCAGCTCACCAGCAGCAGCAACGCCTCCCGTTACGTACCCAAGCTGCGTGATTTAGCCATTATCATGAAGCAGTTTGACCAAGAAACCCAGGCCACCGTAACGCAGCCCGAGTTACTCGCTGCGCTTGCCGACAAACTCGATGCCATGGATCTGTCGCACCTGCACGTCTTTATCGCGCACTTTAACGCGTTAGCGGCGCAGGAGCTCAACATTGTCGGCTTACTGATGCAAAAGGCGGCCTCCGTCACGGTGGCACTGGTGACGGATACCCTCGCGCAAAGCGACACGAAGTCTGCTGGGCAGCTCGGGCAGATTCCTGACCTGTACCAGCCTGCCAAGCAGATGGCCGCCAAACTAGTCAACCTCGCCCAAGAAAATCACGTTACCCGCGATGCGGCGCAACCTGCACCTGAGCGCCAGATGAGCATCACGATGCACAATGTCGAGCGCTACTTCCAGCTCAGCACCAAACATGATAACGCTGAAAGCCAGCCAAACAGCTATCGGCTAGATCAGAGCGCAACGAAGCCCGCAATGACGCAGCTCACTTTAGCAGAAGCCAACACGCCCTACACGGAATTGCGCCACGTTGCTCGCGAAATCCTGAAGGGGATTCACGACGGCAACCGTTATAGCGATTACCTCGTGCTCGCTCGGCGTCTGAAACCGTACGAGACCATTGTGGACGCGGTATTCAAGGAATTTGGCTTACCGTACTTTATTGACCACGAACGCCAGATGACCCAGCACCCCCTGATTGTCTTCATCGACAGCCTATTTGGGATTGCTGCGCAAAACTATGATTACCAAAACATCTTCAGTCTGCTCCGGACGGAATTATTGGTGCCAGAGGGGATGTCCGCCAGCGAATTTCGGCGTGCCGTCGATGTGACCGAAAATTACGTTCTGGCATCTGGCGTGCGCGGTAGCATGTGGACTAAAGATGAACCGTGGGCCTTTTATACCCTACAATCCGACGATGATTTGCGTGAGCAAGCGGATGCGGACGACGAGAAGACCACCCAAATCAACCTCATCAAAGACATCGTGGCGCATACCGTCGCACCTGTCATCAATCAGTTGCAGGCCAAAGAACAAACCGGCCAACAGCTCGCCACAACGCTGTACAGTTTCATTACCACCGCCAGGGTGCGTGATCATTTGCAAGCCTGGCGTGATGACGCCGAAAACGCGGGTGATCTGGCCGAATCCCAGGCGAGCGAGCAGGCCTGGCAACAATTCTGTGACCTGCTTGACGATTTTGTCACCGCTTGGGGCGAGGAAACCATTACCAGTGACCAATTCTTAACGATGCTTGACGCCGGTTTCGCCTCCGCCAATTACACGCAGATTCCGGCCACACTGGACCAAGTCCAAGTCTCCGAAACTGGGCTGGCGCGGCGCGGGTCGGTGAAGCACGTTTTCCTGATCGGTGCGACGGCGCAGGCTTTACCCGAGGCACCAAGCGATAACGAGCTCCTGAATCAAAACGACCGGTCTGCGCTCGAAAAAGTTCTGCCAGAAGGGTGTTTCCTGCCCAGCACTGGGACCGATTCCGCGCTTGGCGAACCCTTCCTGAATTACCTCGCGCTGATGACCGCTTCAGACCAACTCACTGTCAGTTACCCGCAGCGCACGGGGGACGGCGACGGCAACGCATCACCGTACTTCACCGGGCTCCTAGCGGTCAGTCGGCTATCAAAGGACGCAACCCACGCTGACCGTCTCGCTGTCTGGAATGACGCCGACAGTACGTTAAATGCCGATTCGGAAGAACCAACCGCCTTAATGCCAGTGAGTGAGTGGGCGGGGTCGCCGCGTAGCACGTTGAGCGATCTCATTGCCATTCGCAGTAAACTCCGCGATTTAAAACAGAAACCAGAGGAAGATCTCAACAATGTCGCGGATACATTGCATCATACCAACCTTGACGCGCTCACCACTAAGCTACTCAGCAGTCTGACCTATGACAATGGGAGCGGCTTCCTGCACAAGGAGATTACACATGAGTTGTACGGCGACCATCTGTCCGTCACGGTGTCACGCCTTGCCACTTTCTACAAAAACCCCTTCGAGTATTTCCTGCGCTTTGGCCTGCAGCTCCAGCCGCGGCGTGAGTTTACCCTGACGCCAGCTGATGCTGGGATTCTCTTCCATGCCGTCATGGAACAACTCCTGAAGGGGGAGTATGACCCCGAAAAGCAGGAGACGATTAAGCAGCTGGGTGACCTGAGTGACGCCGAACTGAACGACCTGATTAACCGACTCGTGGGCCAAGAACTCAAGGACCCTAACTTTGCCATTCTGACGAGTTCGGCGCGCATGCAGTACATCACCCAGCTCCTCCTCAAAACCATCCGGCGCACGGGTTGGGCCGTTCGCAACGAACAACGCGACAGCCAGTTCCGTGGCCGCGCTAGTGAAGTTTCGTTTGGGATGGGGAACGACAGTCCGCTGGCGGCTATTAAGCTACCAACAGGGAACGGCCGTTATGTGTCGGTCCGCGGCCGAATTGACCGTGTCGACGAACTAACAGAAGGTAATCAAACGGCCTTCATGGTGGTGGACTACAAATCAAGTGAGCACACCTTTGACCCTAGCGAGGCCTATTACGGGCGGGACATGCAAATGCTGACGTACATTGAGGCCATGCTGACCAACGCCGCGGCGGGAACAGAACTCATTCCGGTGGCGGGGATGTTTATGCATTTGCAGAACCCAACGTTGGATTATCAACCACTGTCTGACGACGGGCAGGTTAAGCAACAACTGCTCACGGATCTCACCCTCCAGCAAATGAAAATGCATGGCATCATCGTCCAAGGTCCTTTTGTTAAGCAACTGGACATGAAAATGGATAATAAAAATCCTTCGAAATACTTCAGTACCAAAATCAACGGTGACGGCAAGGTCATTGCAACCGGCAGTAAGGTGACCCCCGAACAGATGCAGCAATTTCTGGCCAATAATGATGCGCTGATTCGGCGTGCCGCAGCCAAGATTCAGGATGGTGTCATTGACCTCAGTCCTTCGCGTTATGACCGCAAGAGCGATGTGATTACTAAGAGCGATTTTGCCAGTGTCATGCAATTCGACCCGTTCCTGGCTGGCAACACTTACCGACCACTTCAAAAGCTGAAGCTCAAAGAAGTCCTGGCAAACTTAGCCGCTGGAATTCCACCATATACGGACAAAGACGACGACGATAAAAAGAAGCAAACGAACAAGGAGGCAGACAATGCCTAA
- the mvaD gene encoding diphosphomevalonate decarboxylase, protein MERILKLSKARAHTNIALIKYWGKADQALILPATSSISMTLAAFYTDTAVTFDAALTADTFTLDGKLQAPQAAARVTQFLDLVRQRAGIATFARVQSDNHVPTAAGLASSASAFAALALAASNAAGLELTPTELSRLARRGSGSASRSIFGNMVIWHRGTDDGSSFAEPLPINLKLDLRMIAVVVDDMPKSIGSRVGMQRTVATSPYFPAWVTANEAAASAMQQALTDGDMATVGALTERSAMMMHASTMAANPPFTYLQPVSLALFDYAAELRANGFQVYATADAGPNVKLLTTARDADRVLQQVQGKFNVKAVMSGPGPAARIID, encoded by the coding sequence ATGGAGAGGATATTGAAATTGAGTAAAGCACGGGCACACACAAATATTGCGTTAATTAAATATTGGGGCAAGGCTGACCAAGCGTTGATCCTGCCGGCGACGAGCTCAATTTCGATGACCTTGGCCGCTTTTTACACGGACACCGCCGTGACTTTTGACGCGGCACTAACGGCTGACACGTTTACGCTTGACGGCAAATTGCAAGCGCCGCAAGCCGCCGCTCGGGTGACCCAGTTTCTGGATTTGGTGCGGCAGCGCGCTGGCATCGCGACCTTCGCGCGTGTCCAGTCTGACAACCACGTCCCCACCGCTGCGGGACTAGCTAGTTCTGCTTCCGCGTTCGCCGCGCTTGCGCTTGCGGCCAGTAACGCAGCCGGACTCGAGCTGACGCCAACCGAACTGTCGCGTCTTGCCCGCCGCGGGTCTGGCTCGGCGTCACGGAGTATCTTCGGCAACATGGTCATTTGGCATCGCGGAACTGACGACGGGTCATCGTTCGCTGAACCGTTGCCAATCAATCTTAAGCTGGATTTGCGGATGATTGCCGTCGTCGTGGATGACATGCCCAAGTCGATTGGCTCGCGGGTGGGGATGCAACGTACGGTGGCCACCTCCCCCTACTTCCCCGCCTGGGTGACGGCGAATGAGGCGGCAGCGAGTGCGATGCAACAGGCACTTACGGATGGTGACATGGCCACGGTAGGTGCCCTTACCGAGCGCTCGGCCATGATGATGCACGCCAGCACCATGGCGGCCAACCCGCCATTCACGTACCTGCAACCCGTGTCTCTGGCGCTTTTTGACTATGCCGCGGAACTACGGGCAAATGGTTTTCAGGTTTACGCCACTGCGGATGCTGGGCCGAACGTCAAACTTTTGACGACGGCACGGGATGCCGACCGGGTACTGCAACAGGTTCAGGGTAAGTTCAACGTCAAGGCCGTGATGAGCGGTCCTGGCCCCGCCGCACGGATTATCGATTAG
- the mvk gene encoding mevalonate kinase, with protein MHEATGTSHAKAILIGEHAVVYSQPAIALPIKTIRMQVTIMPRTQDEQLVKSAFFNGDIRQATTTRFNGIATLIRQLLVRFDARQQGFNLNIISDLPPERGMGSSAATAIAVVRCLYAAFDEALDHDTLLRWANVSERIIHGNPSGIDAATCSADRPQWLIRGQQPRNIAQPKRGVIVIADSGVQGQTGAAVAAVAQLLAEHPDQEQHIEALGQLTRKTALALAEDDIVAIGENMNAAQAHLQSIGVSSVRLDELVAAATSAGALGAKLTGSGMGGCILALAPDKAAASQIDKALLQAGATQTWQYAFAG; from the coding sequence ATGCATGAGGCAACAGGAACGAGTCATGCCAAGGCAATTTTAATCGGTGAGCACGCGGTCGTTTATTCGCAGCCCGCCATCGCCCTACCCATTAAGACCATTCGCATGCAGGTCACAATCATGCCGCGCACGCAGGATGAACAATTAGTGAAGTCGGCGTTCTTTAACGGCGATATTCGCCAGGCGACCACAACACGCTTCAACGGGATTGCGACACTCATCCGCCAGTTGCTCGTGCGCTTTGATGCCCGCCAACAAGGCTTTAACCTCAACATCATCTCTGACTTGCCACCGGAACGGGGCATGGGGTCTAGCGCGGCGACGGCGATTGCTGTGGTGCGGTGTCTGTATGCTGCCTTCGATGAGGCGCTGGATCATGACACCCTTCTGCGATGGGCAAACGTGTCCGAGCGCATCATTCATGGTAACCCGAGCGGCATTGACGCGGCGACCTGCAGTGCGGACCGGCCGCAATGGCTCATTCGCGGGCAGCAGCCGCGCAACATCGCCCAACCAAAGCGCGGCGTGATTGTGATTGCCGATAGTGGTGTCCAAGGACAAACCGGCGCGGCCGTTGCGGCGGTCGCACAGTTATTGGCTGAGCATCCCGACCAGGAGCAACACATCGAGGCTTTGGGACAGCTGACCCGCAAGACGGCGCTGGCATTGGCTGAAGACGACATCGTGGCGATTGGTGAGAATATGAACGCAGCGCAGGCACACCTGCAGTCCATCGGCGTGTCATCCGTCCGCCTGGATGAACTCGTGGCGGCGGCAACGTCCGCTGGGGCGTTAGGTGCGAAGCTGACGGGTTCTGGCATGGGCGGTTGTATCCTCGCCCTCGCGCCGGACAAAGCCGCAGCTTCACAAATTGACAAGGCCTTGCTTCAGGCGGGTGCGACACAAACCTGGCAGTACGCCTTTGCAGGTTAA
- the fni gene encoding type 2 isopentenyl-diphosphate Delta-isomerase, with amino-acid sequence MKGQSVQSHRKDEHFFLAEKFFQEHAGAGFDQVRFIRSALPGVRTDQVDLSTKVAGLPMQLPFFINAMTGGSPATGKVNAALGKVAADFGLAIASGSESILAHEPDQATTFSALRTANPEGLVFANVGADKSPAIAQHAVETLHANALEVHLNAPQELVMPEGERDFNWHANIAAIVAASQVPVIAKEVGFGMRADDFAVLTNLGVAAIDVGGRGGTNFVKIENVRRPEGDYSELTNFGQTTVESLMEAFGNTNLPIIATGGVRTPLDVLKALRLGADAVGIAGLFLHWYTKDGADGLHTHVADFIEQLRGITALLGVRNIEELRDVPVVLNPELTNYVQQRGLNFIN; translated from the coding sequence ATGAAGGGACAATCAGTTCAGTCGCACCGTAAAGATGAGCACTTTTTCCTCGCTGAAAAGTTTTTCCAGGAACACGCGGGTGCTGGCTTTGACCAAGTCCGTTTCATTCGTTCTGCCCTGCCTGGTGTGAGGACCGACCAGGTGGACTTGAGCACGAAGGTTGCGGGCTTGCCCATGCAGCTCCCCTTTTTCATCAACGCGATGACGGGTGGCTCCCCCGCAACGGGCAAGGTTAACGCGGCATTAGGCAAAGTGGCCGCTGATTTTGGGCTCGCCATTGCGAGCGGCAGTGAGTCCATTTTGGCGCATGAACCGGATCAGGCTACGACTTTCAGTGCCCTCCGGACGGCGAATCCGGAGGGCCTCGTGTTTGCGAATGTCGGCGCGGACAAATCCCCAGCGATTGCGCAACATGCCGTTGAAACGCTCCACGCCAACGCGCTAGAGGTGCACCTGAATGCGCCCCAGGAACTCGTGATGCCAGAGGGTGAGCGGGACTTTAACTGGCACGCCAACATTGCGGCAATCGTGGCTGCGAGTCAGGTGCCCGTCATCGCCAAGGAAGTCGGGTTTGGAATGCGCGCGGATGACTTCGCCGTGTTGACCAACCTAGGCGTCGCCGCCATCGATGTTGGTGGCCGTGGCGGGACGAATTTCGTGAAAATTGAAAACGTACGCCGACCTGAGGGGGATTACAGTGAACTCACTAACTTCGGCCAAACCACTGTCGAGAGCCTAATGGAAGCATTTGGTAACACGAACCTGCCCATCATCGCCACTGGTGGTGTGCGGACGCCGCTGGACGTGCTGAAGGCCTTGCGCCTCGGTGCGGACGCGGTCGGCATTGCCGGCTTGTTCCTGCACTGGTACACCAAGGATGGCGCAGATGGCCTGCACACGCACGTGGCGGACTTTATCGAGCAGCTGCGGGGCATCACCGCCTTGCTTGGTGTGCGAAACATTGAGGAACTACGCGATGTGCCGGTGGTGTTGAATCCGGAACTAACGAATTACGTTCAACAGCGCGGGTTAAATTTTATTAACTAA
- a CDS encoding DUF1700 domain-containing protein has protein sequence MTNYLTELQDSLSQLSETDRNEAMDFYSEYLQDGKFDTYAQAVSKLGTPKQLARKVLADYSIRTIDEPTHKVDRQQESRHQVRTIWLITLGILSTPVSVPLAIVGLAILFAGLLALTAIILAIIVTLVAVFISGLFVFGIGVGVLSMSTSTGMLYIGCGLAVIGGFIMIVPAVLWLVNKLIHATMKFSGWLYGKFSRHSQTTEGRA, from the coding sequence ATGACTAATTATTTAACGGAACTACAGGATTCCCTCAGTCAACTTTCGGAAACAGATCGTAATGAAGCAATGGATTTCTACTCCGAATACTTGCAGGACGGAAAGTTTGATACCTATGCTCAGGCTGTCAGCAAACTCGGCACGCCAAAACAACTCGCCCGCAAAGTGCTGGCAGACTATTCGATCCGCACGATCGATGAACCCACACACAAGGTGGATCGACAGCAAGAATCACGGCACCAGGTACGCACCATTTGGCTCATTACTCTGGGAATTTTGTCAACGCCAGTCTCCGTGCCACTCGCCATTGTGGGCCTCGCCATTTTGTTTGCTGGTCTCCTTGCACTGACTGCAATCATTCTTGCCATCATTGTTACGTTAGTGGCGGTGTTCATCTCGGGTCTTTTCGTCTTCGGAATCGGGGTCGGTGTGCTTAGCATGTCCACCAGCACCGGGATGCTTTACATCGGGTGCGGACTGGCTGTAATAGGTGGTTTCATCATGATTGTGCCAGCGGTATTGTGGCTGGTTAATAAGCTGATTCATGCCACCATGAAATTTAGTGGCTGGCTGTACGGTAAGTTTTCACGTCACAGTCAGACAACAGAAGGGCGGGCTTAG
- a CDS encoding DUF4097 family beta strand repeat-containing protein has product MKRTFIIGLVTLFVGCVFASVGYSQGGLRSVYWDHGLHIDKHINQTVKIKQISKIEINGTFQGRVVIHQGNVAQTSVRTSSRDTVGIRELGKRLIVTSRNKPVVLLSNSGENDSTVLEITVPSKTTIKALSINGAPDVQVNQLTLQKLTNQGGGDLAIANTTISKQFTTSGNAPGDLTLNHVNIPSGLNYTGNGDLTVRNSQFIGAASRVLVTAGDSTLTNNHWSKLTLSSTSGDMTLTNNVVSAQLKARATDGDINATITPQPNNTIATSTQDGDTNLYGAAKQTNYGHFKQGQARYQFNTTSGDIVVKK; this is encoded by the coding sequence ATGAAAAGAACATTTATTATCGGCTTGGTTACCTTGTTCGTCGGATGCGTCTTTGCAAGCGTCGGCTATAGTCAGGGCGGATTAAGGTCTGTTTATTGGGACCACGGTTTGCATATAGACAAACACATCAACCAAACAGTCAAAATTAAGCAAATAAGCAAAATTGAAATTAATGGCACTTTTCAGGGCCGAGTCGTTATTCACCAAGGCAACGTTGCCCAAACCAGTGTCAGGACAAGCAGTCGCGACACTGTCGGAATCAGAGAGTTAGGAAAACGATTAATCGTCACTAGTCGGAACAAGCCTGTGGTTCTGCTTAGCAACTCAGGTGAAAATGACAGCACCGTACTGGAAATTACAGTGCCAAGCAAGACAACAATCAAAGCCTTAAGCATCAACGGCGCGCCAGACGTCCAGGTGAACCAACTTACACTTCAAAAATTGACCAATCAAGGTGGCGGCGATTTAGCAATAGCCAATACAACCATTAGCAAGCAATTCACCACATCGGGCAATGCTCCGGGAGATCTGACACTCAACCATGTGAACATTCCCAGTGGCCTGAATTATACGGGGAACGGTGATTTAACGGTACGGAATAGCCAATTCATCGGTGCAGCCAGCCGTGTCCTCGTTACAGCTGGTGATTCCACCTTGACGAACAACCACTGGTCCAAACTGACACTATCCAGCACAAGTGGTGACATGACACTCACGAATAATGTGGTCAGTGCACAGTTAAAGGCCCGCGCGACCGATGGCGACATCAATGCCACAATTACGCCACAACCAAATAATACAATTGCTACGTCGACGCAAGATGGTGATACGAATTTGTACGGCGCCGCGAAGCAAACTAACTATGGTCATTTCAAACAAGGCCAGGCTCGGTACCAGTTCAATACAACATCCGGAGATATTGTAGTCAAAAAATAA